ATTCGGCTACCTTGATCGTCTTCGGGTCCAGGCATCCCTCGTCCTTGCGGCAAGAAAGCATGGATTCGCTCATCGCGAAAAAGAGTTGTTCGGAATAGCCGACATAGGCGCGGCCCGCCCCACGCGCGAACTGGCCGGCATAGAAACCGGCGCGATCGTGATAATCGCCATCGCGACCAAAGCCGGGGCGGAACAGCGCAATTGCTCGCGTCATCATCCCCACGACCCCCGGGTCGAGACGGTTCGGATCGACACGGCGGAGCGCGGCGTCGCGCGTCGCGAACTGGTCCATCGCTCCATCGAGGTATATTTCACCGAGCGTCGATTTACCCGAGAAGTCTGCGATCAGCCATTGGTCGGGTTGACTGCGAAGCGCGCGCTCGATGTCGCCGAGCGACTTTGCGTCTTCGATCGCTTTATCGCCTTCTCGGTAAAACAGGAAGTTGCCACACACCCAGTGCGGAAGCCCGAGAAGCTTGCCGTCTTTCGTGACGATCTCTCGGCTGAAAGGTAACAGCTGTTCCACGACGTCGCCAAAGCCGGTGAGCGGCGCAATGCGTCCGGCTTGAACGAAGTCATCAAGAAACACCGAGTCGAGCTCATAAACATCGGCGTTCTCATGGACGATACCTTCCTTGGCTGGCCTTTCGTCATAATAGCCGCTCTTGAGCGTAATCTGGAGGTCGATCTGAGGGTGCCTGGCTTCGAACTCCTGCTCGATCGCCCAATAGGCCGTGCTCGCATCCGGGATGTAAGGGTAGAGTGAGGCCTTGAGCACTCGCCTTGGCGGCGCAGCGCTGTCCTGGGCGATCGAAGGCGCGTCCGATATAGTTGCAACAACGAGGCTGGCGGCTAGCAGAAGTGTTCGCATGGACCTCGCCCCTTGGGGTATGGACAAACGATGCACGGGGACGGCCGCAGTCGCGGTTCAAAAAGCTCCGCTGATAGTATAGCCGACTCGATCCGGGCGCGACACCAGCAGTGTGTCCGGATTGGAGCCAACCGAATGATCGCGGGAGAGATGCATCAGGTGGGACGCCGTCGGCAATTGCCAAGAGCGTTGCTTCAACACTTGATGGGGCTGCCTTGGGATGCAGGCAGGCAGGAAAGGACTATCGTCGGTCACAGGCTGGAGTGACCCCAGAAAGGTACCCGGGGTCACCAGTGAGAACCTGACAGAAAAACCCTAATCCGGCGATCCTGAAGGCCAAGCCCGGAACGCTGAGTCGTGCGGGCGGAGGCCCGCATGACACCGACGAAGCTCCTTATTGGCCAGATGCTGGTTGTCGCCGCAATCGTTGTTG
The genomic region above belongs to Sphingomonas qomolangmaensis and contains:
- a CDS encoding extracellular solute-binding protein, with translation MRTLLLAASLVVATISDAPSIAQDSAAPPRRVLKASLYPYIPDASTAYWAIEQEFEARHPQIDLQITLKSGYYDERPAKEGIVHENADVYELDSVFLDDFVQAGRIAPLTGFGDVVEQLLPFSREIVTKDGKLLGLPHWVCGNFLFYREGDKAIEDAKSLGDIERALRSQPDQWLIADFSGKSTLGEIYLDGAMDQFATRDAALRRVDPNRLDPGVVGMMTRAIALFRPGFGRDGDYHDRAGFYAGQFARGAGRAYVGYSEQLFFAMSESMLSCRKDEGCLDPKTIKVAEWPLADRGSQPIAWVDILVIQARLAPAKRADAEAFLRFMTAPDTYKMLLMPRWDAPPRYLLPAREDVFADPDLVEAAPLYPIFRARIDRAIPITDKKLNQRLRDIGERLDATLPTR